GACGGAAGTGACCTGAGCTGGTGGGCCGTAGGCTGGTGGGGCTGGCGGCATGCTGCTAGCGCTCGACGAAGCCTCGGTGGCGTTCTGCAAAGTGTCAGTGAATGTCCTGAGTGTGATCATGTTTCTCCAACCTTACCGCAATAGAGCTGCCGGCCACCGAAGAGAGGCCGCTGCTGAGAGTCTCGCCTGGGACAGTGACGGTGGATTGGCGGGTGATTGTGGAGTGAAGGGTCGACTGGATGGTGCTGTCGCCGCTGGACTGAGCCGGGACACCTGGTGGGGCAGGCGAGCTGCTGACTGGGCTACCGGACGAGCCGCTCATGGTGGAGGCGTATGACGAAGCGGCGCCGCTGGAGGTGATGCCAGTCGAAGCTGCGGGACCGCTCGAGGCAGGAGCAGTGGAGGCTGCGGGACCGCTCGAGGCTGGAGCAGTCTGGACGGCGGAGGTCTCAGAGTCGAAGCTGTAGGCGGTGCTGGTGACGGTTGTAGTGGAGAGCGGGGCGGAGCCGGTGCCTGGAGTGCCGCTGGTGGTGACCGACGTGACGGTGAGCGGGCAAATGGTGGTGGACACTGGAACGACCGAGGTGACGACCGAGACGAGGTTGGTGCTGCTACCCACGGGGCAGTCGGTGACGGAGGAGTCGCAGGCCCAGACGGTGACCTTGCTGGTGCTGTAGACGGTCGAGGTGGACACGCCGGCGAGGTgctggacgatgacgagCGCGTTCTCTGTGGAGGAGTGGTCAGTGATGGGAGTGAAATGGAAGAGATGAGTGCGCTTACCAGGCTCGCGTCCTTGAACGGCGGCGCTGGCGAAGGTGGTGAGACCgatcgcggcggcggtgatgaGGTTGGTGAACTGCATCTTGTCGGTTGTGACGGTGCGAGCTGGTGGTGATATTGGAATGAGTGTGCTGGTGGATGCAAGAGGCGATGCAGGTGCGTGATGGAAAGGTGAGCGAGCGTGTGTGTGGAAGATGAAGtcgggtggtggtggaggaagaggaagaagaaaatTTGTTGAGGGTTGTTGACGCTTTTGTGTTGATGAAACGCGGGCAAGAACCAAACGCGCTCCGGTGACGACGATCGAGCAAACGCAGACCGGATGTCGGCTGGCCACTCGGGAAGCCGCAGACAATACGGATAATCGGGCCAAACAGCTTATTCACGCAGACAGGTGAATCGAGAGGTATGGTGACAAGGCAACTTTGACAATGTGTACAGATCTCGAACCGAGACCCCTTTAAATGGAATGTCGCCATGGCACATGTTGATGGAAGTCCGGGAATGAGAACAATGATGGGTGCGAAAGCTTTGCATTACATTGACCACGATCCGTCAGAGAGTGAGGACACATTGCAGTGAAGACAAGATGGTGGACTACTCCAAATCTGCTGGCTTTGCATGTGAAGAAAGAAATGGCTGCGGTGGAGGTCAAATACGCTTGCCAGTCACTGCTATCTCTTGTACGACCACTCTTGCTAAGGTCGAGCATCTCGCCTACAGCAGTATCTGGCTTTCACTTTGGACTTCCCTTCTGCTGGTGGGCGCAGCTCGACTTCTTGCCAGCCAGAAGGTCGACTTTCCTTCCATTTGGTCAACACCTTCCACCATCCGAGCTGATCTGGATCTGCTCCTTCTCTACTATCATGGCAGGAGCTCGCTGCT
The DNA window shown above is from Zymoseptoria tritici IPO323 chromosome 11, whole genome shotgun sequence and carries:
- a CDS encoding Ca2+-modulated nonselective cation channel polycystin; this encodes MQFTNLITAAAIGLTTFASAAVQGREPENALVIVQHLAGVSTSTVYSTSKVTVWACDSSVTDCPVGSSTNLVSVVTSVVPVSTTICPLTVTSVTTSGTPGTGSAPLSTTTVTSTAYSFDSETSAVQTAPASSGPAASTAPASSGPAASTGITSSGAASSYASTMSGSSGSPVSSSPAPPGVPAQSSGDSTIQSTLHSTITRQSTVTVPGETLSSGLSSVAGSSIANATEASSSASSMPPAPPAYGPPAQVTSVSSNEAGGVTASGTGYMTPSTNGTLATPTLGSPSETFVPFTGGAAAHDIERMMVCLVIAVGSAVLLV